The DNA sequence TTAGACACACTTTGAACAGGatttcaataattaattaagcccCATTAATCATGTAAATAAATCCAACATGCATCATCTGCAATtacattgatattattttgCAGCCAGATCTGATCTGTCTGAACACCGCATGTATGCATGCTGAATCGATCCCACATGAATCGTACCACTGTAATCAAATTCATGTAGTACAATTGGTGATTAGTGATTCTTAATCGGAAAATTTTTGTcagtttataataattaagtgcAATTCAGAACCAGATAAAaggttaatgataataaatacgAAAAAATAACAGTAATTTAAGTAACTAAAACAATGTAATAGAATAGGAGGGAAACACATAACATGCAAAAcggttagctagctagctagctagcttagcATGCTTTGGGAAAATATATCCTGTAGATTTTTGCTTTAAGAAAAGAGAGGGTATATATAAACTACTAGGAATAATAAGAACGACAGCAGCTTTGGGAAAATCCTGATCATGTCTAATGATCCAGGTACAAATTAAAGGTGGCTGGGTTGGGGATGAGAAGGCGTGCGCCAGCTTTGCTTATGATTGAGTGGAAGAAACATGTCTAATAAAAACACAACATATAAAACCCATTCTTTATTGACCTTTTGCCTCGTATGAGTACTATGTgcataaagtaaaaataaaaagatcgtTCGTTTTTTGGGGGGAGTCTTTTCAATGCTTTTATCGACCCTTCATATCTCGTGATCTCTCTCTACACAAAGACACAAAGAAACAAAAGTGAACTGCTCCAGATCAGTAGAAATGTCAAGACATTAAAGAGCGTGCCATCATTCATGGTCACCCTAATATTATGTCTCATTTGGATGGGAATTATCAGGGTTGGTAACCAAATACGAAAAACTAAAGGTACTGCAGCTGAGTTTTATAGTTTGAAAGCCAGGTTCTGTCGATCAATTAAGGTCAtagttttcatgaaaaatatataattacagTATACAATGTCTATTTTTTTGGAGAAataaaagtaaaggaaaaagaTTATGCATGTAGTATAATTATTAAGTTGGTTACAAAGAGAACAGGACACCATGTAGCTGTCATGGTGGGCTTTTGACATAGTCTTAAGAAGCTGGTGTGCTTATTTTATCAGTCAAATGATATGATTTCTCAGGGAAAATGTGtcagaaaggaaaagaagataatatcagagagagagagagagagagagagagagagcgcctTCCCCACATAGGTTTTCACATTAGATAATCACGCCCCCAACACTTATTATCACCAATCCATGTTAGAGGAATCATGAAAGCTGAAAAACATTATACAATTACTATGCAAACCCCtgtgaataaataaaataagacaaCATTTGCactctcaataataaataaaggctCCTCTTCACTCCCCCTCATCTAGCTCTTCaatccatctctctctttctctctctcgctctctctctctggtgtGTGGAAAAATGGCCAACTTAGCCACTTCAGTACTTATGCTATGGTTAAGCTTGGTATCTTATTCTTACATTGTGCATGTCACGGCACAATGGTCTAGTGGATGCTCAACCAGGTTCTATGATTTCAAGGTCACTGCCAGTACTATATATtgctacacacacacacttcatCGATCGTGATCTCCTGCTTCTAGACTAATTCACTGTTTATGTGTTcttctctatatataaaatttcggGCTGGTTTGTTATTGAAGGTAACTTTTAATGACATACACATGATGCATACAGGTTCAAAGCATGAGAATCACAAAACTTTGCAACACCAGGAACATCGTCACAGTGAACAGAATATTTCCAGGACCAGTGATATATGCCCAAGAAGATGATAGAATTATTGTCAAAATTACAAATGAGACACCATACAACACTACAATCCACTGGTAAAAACCCTAATGCTTTCCCCTCAATTTCAAAAAATGGCAACCGCACCTTTTAAAGACAGTACGTCCCGTATATTATATCAGTGCTGATTTATATGAATCTTCCTTCGTTTTCTTtggctatatataatattctaacaattaagGCACGGAATAAGACAAAGACTATCCTGCTGGTTCGACGGGCCTTCGTACATTACACAATGTCCAATTCAGGCTGGACAGTCTTTCACGTATGAGTTCACAATGGTGCAGCAAAAGGGAACCTTTTTCTGGCACGCTCATGTTTCTTGGCTCAGGGCTACAGTTTATGGTGCTTTTGTGGTATATCCTAAAACTGGGGTTCCTTTCCCATTTAAGGACCCGTATGAGGAGCATATCATAATCCTAGGTAATTAGATCTTCTAATACTATTCTCAGAGCCATTCTTTTGTCATTTGGTTTTGGTGTTGAATGAAACAAGCTTGCTTCAATTCTGATTCTTATTTAGCATGTTTGGATAACGTGCTTTGGAATTAATATGAACATTAGGGGAATATTGGAATCAGGACGTGGTAGAACTTGAGCTCAACACCACAGCAAGCGGTGGAAGTCCTCCGGTGGCTGATGCTTATACAATTAATGGTCACCCTGGCCCAAACTACAATTGCTCCAACAATGGTACTCAAAGTTTTGAATAGTAATCATATAATTCACTTATAACTGGCTTTTTAAACAGAATTTAGTGTCACTTACACAGTGTTTAAAATCTGTTTGCAAGCACTTTATATTCACATACTAAACATACCGAAGATGTCATGAAAGCTCATGATCACGTCAGTTAGTATACAAAGATATTGGCGTTTTGACtctcttttttataattgtaatgaATACTTCCCTAATAAGTGGTGTTTTATACCCATAAACAAGTACATAGCATAACTCTTTCACGCATAGATAATGTATAATTAAGTATCTCACGACACATTCAATAAATAGCAGAAAAAAGTAAATCAACTTTtattattgctttttttttttttttttttgacctaTATGATTGTGACCAAGTGAGAGGACATAAAGCTAGACCTTGTGCGACACACCATAATTTAACCTATCAAATTTGTGGTTAGCTAGATATATGTGCgtatatacctatatatatatatgcataaatcaTAATTCTCTTTCCTTATGATCTGATCAAAGAATATGAATGCGGAATTATATTTCAGATGTGTATAAGATCGATGTGGTTCCCGGGAAGACGTATCTGTTAAGGCTGATTAACGCAGGCTTAAACTCGGAGAACTTTTTTGCAATTGCTAATCACAAACTAACCATTGTTGAAGCTGATGCTGAATACACAAAGCCATTCACCACAGACCGTGTGATGCTTGGACCAGGCCAGACCATAAACGTCCTTGTCACTGCAGATCAGCCAATAGAAAAGTATTCCATGGCAATGGGGCCCTACAGTTCTGCAAAAGGTGCTGCATTCCAAAATATATTAGCCATTGCCCATTTCCAATACTCAGGTGCTGTAACTAATAGTGTATTTTTACCTGCTCAACTCCCAAGAGTGGGTGATAATCTTGCTGTCAAGACTGTCATGGATGGGCTAAGGAGCCTGAATAAGGTGAATGTTCCTAAAGAAATTGACACAAACTTATTCATCACCATTGGACTAAATGTCCAAAGATGTCATTCCAAGACACCCAAGCAAAATTGTCAAGGCCTTAACAATGGGGTCATGGCGGCATCCATGAACAACATAAGCTTTATAAAGCCCAGGATTTCGCTTTTGGAAGCTTACTATAGAAAGATTAATGGTTCTTTTACTGACGACTTTCCTGGGGTACCCATAGAGTACTATGACTTTGTAAATGGAGCACCTAATAATATTCCCAACAACACACAGTCCTTGAATGGGACTAGGGTCATGGTCCTGGAATATGGGACCAGAGTGCAGCTGATTTTGCAGGACACTGGGACAGTCACCACTGAGAACCACCCAATTCATCTCCATGGCTTTAGCTTCTATGTTGTAGGGTATGGCAGTGGGAACTATGATCCACAAACTGCAAATTTCAACTTGGTTGATCCACCTTACATGAACACCATTGGAGTTCCTGTAGGTGGATGGACTGCAATTAGATTTGTCTCTGACAATCCAGGTAAAGattgttggtttttcttctctttttttttttttttttaattttttaattaatattaaatacgtatatatgtgtgtgtgtggctaCAACTTTTTGCAGGGGTTTGGTTCATGCATTGTCACTTAGATGTACATCAGTCGTGGGGATTAGGCACAGCTTTCATCGTGAAGAATGGGAAAGGAAATCTGGAGACACTTCCTCACCCTCCGGCAGACCTGCCGCGGTGCTAAACTGCATTTAGATAATTCAGAAATCTCACTAATCAATCAACTATTGTGTAATGTCTGCAAGGTTGATCCATTTCTTTTAGAACATGTAATTGTGGTTCTGATCAAAGAGCAAACAGATTAATTTGATGATCAATAAAACTGCAAAAgttaattttccttttgttctttGAGCAATAATGTACATGcaacttttttaattacaactctgttttagatgaaaggccattatgaaaaattctaaattctaacataaataaaaaaataaaaaaaatagttgtataGTTAGTAGTAACTAGTAATCCATTGCACAGTAATCCATCGCTCAGCATCAGGCTTGGAATAATGTTGATTAATTAGTAGTTAAGAGATTGATGCAATTAGTATTTGACTGGAACCTTGGCTGTTTATTACATAGTATGCATCCAGCCCAAGTTCAAGATGTCAAAGCCCACAAGCAAAATATTCAAGCCTAGAATGAAGCAACACCAGATACAGATTGCTCAGTCACAACacagaaatggaaaaggaaatcacttattcattttttctttcctctacacatttaattgttattttatttgttataaatacTTTCCCTTTTCTAATGAGTTGTATTCTATACTAAGAATATTTTTCTGTTGGTTTGTTGAGATGGACGTGTATATGAAGACCTGAGCACTGTACATTCCTTATGCAATTACAGAAAGATTCTACACAGTCTTGCAACTCCTTCCATGTGAAAACTCTATGCACATTTTGTGCATTTACTTCTCTTCTTTTAGTTCCTTACATGGTAACAGAGCTTGAGAGATAATTTCCATGGCTGATTTTCATGAAAATTCTGATAGTTCTTCCTCCACTCACTCTGACTCTTCTTCTCTTCGTACAAACCCAACATCAAACACCTTCCGTGCTAACACCAT is a window from the Juglans regia cultivar Chandler chromosome 7, Walnut 2.0, whole genome shotgun sequence genome containing:
- the LOC108989255 gene encoding laccase-6 — translated: MANLATSVLMLWLSLVSYSYIVHVTAQWSSGCSTRFYDFKVQSMRITKLCNTRNIVTVNRIFPGPVIYAQEDDRIIVKITNETPYNTTIHWHGIRQRLSCWFDGPSYITQCPIQAGQSFTYEFTMVQQKGTFFWHAHVSWLRATVYGAFVVYPKTGVPFPFKDPYEEHIIILGEYWNQDVVELELNTTASGGSPPVADAYTINGHPGPNYNCSNNDVYKIDVVPGKTYLLRLINAGLNSENFFAIANHKLTIVEADAEYTKPFTTDRVMLGPGQTINVLVTADQPIEKYSMAMGPYSSAKGAAFQNILAIAHFQYSGAVTNSVFLPAQLPRVGDNLAVKTVMDGLRSLNKVNVPKEIDTNLFITIGLNVQRCHSKTPKQNCQGLNNGVMAASMNNISFIKPRISLLEAYYRKINGSFTDDFPGVPIEYYDFVNGAPNNIPNNTQSLNGTRVMVLEYGTRVQLILQDTGTVTTENHPIHLHGFSFYVVGYGSGNYDPQTANFNLVDPPYMNTIGVPVGGWTAIRFVSDNPGVWFMHCHLDVHQSWGLGTAFIVKNGKGNLETLPHPPADLPRC